In Macadamia integrifolia cultivar HAES 741 unplaced genomic scaffold, SCU_Mint_v3 scaffold807, whole genome shotgun sequence, a single window of DNA contains:
- the LOC122070010 gene encoding probable purine permease 4, translating into MNIHIEEERQLDPSNGETGGGSNSIPEGGGSGDNDKSSTRHRVLLAITYTSLFVGSVSSSLLSRFYFIHGGSSRWVSTWVQSAGFPLLFLPIYLPRLFNSNVVDDFITYRRRPFSHFTAKLLLISLVMGLISGISNFLYSWGISYLPVSTSSILLSSQLAFNLILSVLIVKQRIVFSNLNAVVLLTLSSILLAFGSSHDRPKGVTQIQYFLGFFAILSTGFLYALYLPLMEMVYKKRVHCYEMVIEMQIIMGAVATAFASVGMALDGGYREMRMESESGYDLGTVAYGLTMGFNVVTWQVCFMGSAGLVYLTTSLTGAICMTALLSMNVLGGVLAFGDDFGGPKVVSTLFCVWGFCSYVYGEYKKMAKEGEKRNDQGMELVGVATTDVA; encoded by the coding sequence ATGAATATCCACATAGAAGAAGAGAGGCAACTCGATCCATCGAATGGCGAAACCGGCGGCGGTTCCAATTCAATCCCGGAAGGAGGAGGAAGCGGTGACAATGACAAATCCAGCACGCGTCACCGGGTCCTCCTAGCCATCACCTACACATCTCTGTTCGTGGGTTCCGTATCATCGAGCTTGCTCTCCAGATTCTATTTCATTCATGGGGGTTCAAGCAGGTGGGTCTCCACTTGGGTCCAATCCGCTGGCTtccctctcctcttcctccctATTTACCTCCCTCGCCTCTTCAACTCCAACGTCGTTGACGACTTCATAACATATAGACGACGACCCTTCTCTCACTTCACCGCTAAGCTCCTCCTCATAAGCCTAGTGATGGGTCTGATATCGGGCATAAGCAACTTCCTTTACTCATGGGGCATCTCATATCTCCCTGTCTCTACATCATCTATCCTTCTGTCCTCCCAACTCGCCTTCAACCTCATCCTCTCCGTGCTCATCGTGAAGCAGCGTATCGTCTTCTCCAACCTAAACGCGGTCGTCCTCCTGACCCTGAGTTCAATCCTCTTGGCATTCGGGTCCAGCCATGATAGACCCAAAGGTGTAACCCAGATACAGTACTTCCTGGGCTTCTTCGCCATTCTCTCAACGGGATTTCTCTACGCTCTCTATCTGCCACTAATGGAGATGGTTTACAAGAAGAGGGTTCATTGCTACGAGATGGTGATCGAAATGCAGATCATCATGGGAGCGGTTGCCACAGCGTTTGCTTCGGTTGGGATGGCGTTGGACGGAGGGTACCGAGAGATGCGGATGGAGAGCGAGAGCGGTTATGATTTGGGAACGGTAGCGTATGGGTTGACGATGGGATTTAACGTGGTGACATGGCAGGTGTGTTTTATGGGATCCGCGGGGCTGGTATACCTGACGACGTCATTAACGGGGGCGATATGCATGACGGCGTTACTGTCTATGAACGTGTTGGGAGGTGTTTTGGCGTTTGGGGACGATTTTGGCGGGCCGAAGGTGGTGTCGACTCTATTTTGTGTGTGGGGGTTTTGTTCCTATGTGTATGGGGAGTATAAAAAAATGGCGAAGGAGGGAGAGAAGCGGAATGATCAGGGGATGGAGTTGGTTGGTGTTGCAACTACTGATGTTGCTTGA